A genomic region of Arachis stenosperma cultivar V10309 chromosome 9, arast.V10309.gnm1.PFL2, whole genome shotgun sequence contains the following coding sequences:
- the LOC130947999 gene encoding serine/threonine-protein kinase MHK — protein sequence MERYKILKELGDGSCGHVYKAHDTRTNEIVAVKRLKRKFCFWEEYTNVREVKALRKMNHPNIIKLREVISENNELFFIFDYMDCNLYQLIKDREKPFSEEEIRRFMKQVLQGLSHMHKRGFFHRDLKPENLLVTNDVIKIADFGLAREVSSMPPYTQYVSTRWYRAPEVLLQSPCYTPAVDMWAVGAILAELFTLTPIFPGESEIDQMYKIYHVLGTPDLAAFPMGTNNSLLLELVGHEFVPPMKLSDIIPNASLEAIDFISQLLSWDPSRRPDANQSLQHPFFHVDTWVPSSLHARDPLELKLSSKRAKPNLELKLQDFGPDPDDCFLGLTLAVKPSVPNLDLVHNVSEGMGENMLFCSDFKDHSDQSVFWTLLSPDQNGVQNSAETSLSLSLSYSSVQHSPIGVPQSTGFSFQPMQPNILTTPFLALSSPFQRGHCL from the exons ATGGAAAG ATACAAAATTTTGAAAGAGCTTGGAGATGGTTCTTGCGGTCATGTATATAAAGCCCATGATACCAGAACTAATGAGATT GTTGCTGTCAAAAGGTTGAAAAGAAAGTTTTGTTTCTGGGAAGAATACACAAATGTAAGAGAAGTTAAG GCCCTCCGTAAGATGAATCACCCAAATATCATAAAATTGAGAGAGGTTATAAGCGAGAATAATGAattgtttttcatttttgacTACATG GACTGTAATCTTTATCAATTAATAAAAGACAGAGAAAAGCCCTTTTCAGAGGAAGAGATAAGGCGCTTCATGAAGCAAGTGCTACAAGGACTTAGCCACATGCACAAGAGAGGATTCTTTCATCGGGATTTAAAACCTG AGAATTTGCTCGTGACAAATGATGTTATTAAAATTGCTGATTTTGGCTTGGCTAGAGAAGTATCGTCGATGCCTCCTTACACTCAATATGTTTCTACCCGGTG GTACCGAGCTCCTGAAGTTTTGTTGCAATCCCCATGTTATACTCCTGCTGTTG ACATGTGGGCAGTTGGTGCAATATTAGCTGAGCTTTTCACTTTGACCCCCATATTTCCGGGTGAAAG TGAGATAGATCAAATGTACAAAATATACCATGTTCTTGGTACCCCAGATTTAGCTGCTTTCCCCATGGGCACAAACAACTCTCTGCTGTTGGAACTTGTAGGTCATGAATTT GTTCCACCTATGAAGCTTTCTGATATCATTCCAAATGCTAGCTTGGAAGCTATAGATTTTATCTCA CAACTCTTATCATGGGACCCATCAAGAAGACCAGATGCAAATCAGTCATTGCAACATCCTTTTTTCCAT GTTGATACATGGGTTCCTTCTTCACTTCATGCCCGCGATCCACTTGAGCTGAAGCTGAGTAGCAAGA GGGCAAAGCCAAATCTTGAGCTGAAACTGCAGGATTTTGGCCCTGATCCCGATGATTGTTTCCTTGGCCTGACATTAGCAGTAAAGCCTAGTGTTCCAAACTTGG ACTTGGTTCACAATGTTTCTGAGGGCATGGGAGAG AATATGCTCTTTTGCTCGGATTTTAAAGATCACTCAGACCAGTCAG TATTTTGGACATTGTTATCTCCTGATCAAAATGGAGTTCAGAATTCAGCAGAGACATCATTGTCATTATCATTGTCATACAG CTCCGTGCAGCATTCGCCAATTGGAGTTCCACAATCAACAGGATTTTCCTTCCAGCCTATGCAGCCTAACATCTTAACCACACCATTTTTGGCTTTGTCTTCCCCATTCCAGCGTGGGCACTGCCTTTGA
- the LOC130950895 gene encoding MLP-like protein 43, giving the protein MTLTGKESVELGIQTPADKFFSSLVKQLLDFESVSDHVHEAKLHKGDGHSIGSVKQWTYTMDGKVATCQENFEAIDEQNKTLTFNLFGGDVSPHYKTLKAHLKVMDKGNRRGAIAKWTYEYEKLREDIAPPCAYLDLTTKFTKDLDAYLIKA; this is encoded by the exons ATGACTCTAACTGGTAAAGAGAGTGTTGAACTTGGGATCCAGACACCTGCTGATAAGTTCTTCAGCTCTTTGGTGAAGCAACTTCTCGATTTTGAAAGCGTTTCTGATCATGTTCATGAGGCCAAGCTTCACAAAGGTGATGGCCATAGCATTGGTTCCGTGAAGCAATGGACTTACACCATGG ATGGAAAGGTAGCAACATGCCAAGAAAACTTTGAAGCCATTGATGAACAAAACAAAACTCTCACATTCAATCTCTTTGGTGGAGATGTTAGTCCACACTACAAGACCTTAAAAGCCCATTTAAAAGTGATGGATAAGGGTAACAGAAGAGGTGCCATTGCTAAATGGACTTATGAATATGAGAAGCTTAGGGAAGATATTGCACCACCATGTGCCTACTTGGATTTGACAACAAAGTTTACTAAAGATCTTGATGCTTATCTTATCAAGGCATAA